A single window of Oerskovia paurometabola DNA harbors:
- the trpB gene encoding tryptophan synthase subunit beta: MPDATRSLQDQQGPYFGDFGGRFVPEALIAALDELEAEYRKAVVDPTFQEELARLHREYTGRPNPLTEVPRFAEHAGGARVFLKREDLNHTGSHKINNVLGQALLVKRMGKKRVIAETGAGQHGVATATAAALMDLECVVYMGEEDTERQALNVARMRLLGATVVPVTIGSRTLKDAINEALRDWVANVDTTHYLLGTVTGPHPFPEMVRDFHRIIGEEARAQILDRIGRLPDALAACVGGGSNALGLFNAFLDDEDVALYGFEAGGEGVPTGKHAARFSGGAPGVLHGARSYLMQDEDGQTLPSHSISAGLDYPSVGPAHSWLHDLGRATYEPVTDVEAMEAFRLLCRTEGIIPAIESAHALAGALRIGREAQAAGKEDTVILVNLSGRGDKDVATAARWFDLIDADTVVDGEGSSL, translated from the coding sequence GTGCCCGACGCAACACGTTCCCTGCAGGACCAGCAGGGCCCCTACTTCGGGGACTTCGGCGGACGCTTCGTCCCGGAAGCCCTGATCGCCGCTCTCGACGAGCTCGAGGCCGAGTACCGCAAGGCCGTCGTCGACCCGACCTTCCAGGAGGAGCTGGCCCGGCTGCACCGCGAGTACACCGGACGCCCCAACCCCCTCACGGAGGTGCCCCGCTTCGCGGAGCACGCCGGGGGCGCGCGCGTCTTCCTCAAGCGCGAGGACCTCAACCACACCGGCTCGCACAAGATCAACAACGTGCTCGGCCAGGCGCTGCTCGTCAAGCGCATGGGCAAGAAGCGTGTCATCGCGGAGACCGGCGCAGGGCAGCACGGAGTGGCCACGGCGACCGCCGCGGCGCTCATGGACCTCGAGTGCGTCGTCTACATGGGCGAGGAGGACACCGAGCGCCAGGCGCTGAACGTCGCGCGCATGCGCCTGCTCGGTGCGACGGTCGTCCCGGTCACGATCGGCTCACGCACCCTCAAGGACGCGATCAACGAGGCGCTGCGCGACTGGGTCGCCAACGTCGACACCACGCACTACCTGCTGGGCACCGTCACCGGGCCGCACCCGTTCCCGGAGATGGTCCGCGACTTCCACCGCATCATCGGTGAGGAGGCGCGTGCACAGATCCTCGACCGGATCGGGCGCCTGCCCGACGCGCTCGCCGCGTGCGTGGGCGGGGGGTCGAACGCGCTGGGCCTGTTCAACGCGTTCCTCGACGACGAGGACGTCGCGCTCTACGGCTTCGAGGCCGGGGGAGAGGGCGTCCCGACCGGCAAGCACGCCGCCCGGTTCAGCGGTGGCGCCCCGGGCGTGCTGCACGGCGCACGCTCCTACCTCATGCAGGACGAGGACGGGCAGACGCTTCCCAGCCACTCGATCTCCGCAGGGCTCGACTACCCGAGCGTCGGGCCGGCCCACTCGTGGCTCCACGACCTGGGCCGGGCGACGTACGAGCCCGTGACCGACGTCGAGGCCATGGAGGCCTTCCGCCTCCTGTGCCGCACCGAGGGCATCATCCCCGCGATCGAGTCGGCGCACGCGCTGGCCGGTGCGCTGCGGATCGGCCGCGAGGCGCAAGCCGCGGGCAAGGAGGACACCGTGATCCTGGTGAACCTCTCGGGCCGCGGGGACAAGGACGTCGCGACCGCGGCGCGGTGGTTCGACCTGATCGACGCGGACACCGTGGTCGACGGCGAAGGGAGCAGCCTGTGA